The Ruania alba genome has a window encoding:
- a CDS encoding amidohydrolase family protein codes for MPETYRLTGPVLTGPGQECGGVWVHEGRLTFADPGAAEEIRGWVLPGLVDVHCHIGLGPDGPVDRGVALDQARQDLRAGTLLVRDAGSPADTRWLDQVPDAPEIIRAGHHLARPKRYLRHYARELDDVAELPEAMAEEARRGDGWVKLVGDWIDRARGADADLEPLWPRDQLVAGVAAAHAEGARVTVHTFATETLEDLFEAGVDCIEHGTGMTPAHIDRAAEAGIAVVPTMLQVANFASIAAQGEVKFPRFAGRMRTMFARREQHVRDLHEAGVRLLLGTDAGGTIGHGRLADEARALVDAGIPTADVVAAATWSAREFLGRPGIFEGAPADVVIYPADPRQEIGVLAHPRAVVRAGRRLS; via the coding sequence GTGCCGGAGACCTACCGTCTCACCGGACCGGTGCTCACCGGTCCCGGTCAGGAGTGCGGTGGTGTGTGGGTGCACGAGGGGCGGCTGACCTTCGCCGATCCTGGAGCCGCTGAGGAGATCCGCGGGTGGGTGCTGCCGGGCCTGGTGGACGTGCACTGCCACATCGGCCTGGGACCGGACGGACCGGTGGACCGGGGCGTGGCGCTGGATCAGGCGAGGCAAGACCTGCGCGCGGGCACGCTGCTGGTCCGGGACGCCGGTTCTCCGGCGGACACGCGGTGGCTCGACCAGGTACCGGACGCGCCGGAGATCATCCGGGCGGGACACCACCTCGCCCGGCCCAAGCGCTACCTGCGCCACTATGCCCGCGAGCTCGACGACGTGGCCGAGCTACCGGAGGCGATGGCCGAGGAGGCGCGCCGCGGCGACGGGTGGGTCAAGCTCGTCGGCGACTGGATCGACCGGGCCAGGGGAGCAGACGCCGACCTCGAACCGCTCTGGCCCCGGGACCAGCTGGTGGCCGGGGTGGCTGCCGCACACGCTGAGGGTGCCCGGGTCACCGTGCACACCTTCGCCACGGAGACGCTCGAGGACCTGTTCGAGGCCGGAGTGGACTGCATCGAGCACGGCACCGGGATGACTCCGGCGCACATCGACCGCGCCGCCGAGGCCGGCATCGCGGTGGTTCCGACGATGCTGCAGGTGGCCAACTTCGCGTCGATCGCGGCACAGGGCGAGGTGAAGTTTCCGCGTTTCGCGGGCCGGATGCGGACCATGTTCGCCCGGCGTGAGCAGCACGTGCGCGACCTGCACGAGGCGGGGGTGCGTTTGCTGCTGGGTACCGACGCGGGCGGCACCATCGGGCACGGCCGACTCGCCGACGAGGCCCGTGCGTTGGTCGACGCAGGGATACCGACAGCCGACGTGGTGGCAGCCGCCACCTGGTCGGCACGGGAGTTCCTGGGCCGGCCAGGAATCTT